The following proteins are encoded in a genomic region of Montipora foliosa isolate CH-2021 chromosome 10, ASM3666993v2, whole genome shotgun sequence:
- the LOC137973669 gene encoding transmembrane prolyl 4-hydroxylase-like, which translates to MAPPRVEAKKFAKEKARKKPAKKESKSTLLSSTAAAAVAITALITISVAIYYKNGSVRIQKQKLSETSGQDLRKSTENDRQTDVNTNFKILPRLDCVKVGHVQTRKLSPGKVHEIKTLSLRPPIFEIPNFLSDDECQTIINLASGEGLDTSEVLDPVTGVNIEPTNEETFHSWDYNHDGVIDKVEVMHNLIDLSDLYFSEEDVEKVFFELKVDKNNNGVIDLGEFLTVTTDRIMRSLHNMAKTLPRVQSRNSRQTWLDHRKIIGLNDRVAALTKLPRAVIEESEELQVVHYHPEGHYHCHHDSQEIDPKVPCCVFRDKRHCRLCRYITVLYFLNDVEEGGETAFPVANNETFSIEAWTQITKYRCDLSKHCHKANLFVRPRKGTAIMWYNHLRDGKTGWHGKLDEMTYHGGCDIIKGEKWIANNWINILGDSRENMVSYKNPRKKIT; encoded by the exons ATGGCGCCTCCTCGCGTAGAGGCCAAGAAGTTCGCGAAAGAGAAAGCAAGGAAGAAACCAGCCAAGAAGGAATCCAAATCAACCTTACTTTCATCGACAGCAGCAGCCGCAGTCGCCATAACGGCATTGATAACGATTTCGGTGGCTATTTATTACAAAAATGGATCAGTACGaattcaaaaacaaaagttgAGTGAAACATCAGGGCAAGACCTTCGAAAATCAACTGAAAACGACAGGCAAACTGATGTCAATACCAATTTTAAAATACTTCCTCGACTTGACTGTGTTAAG GTTGGGCATGTTCAAACGCGGAAGCTAAGCCCAGGAAAGGTGCACGAAATTAAAACTCTGAGTTTGAGACCACCAATATTCG AAATTCCAAACTTTTTATCTGATGATGAATGTCAGACGATAATCAATCTCGCCTCTGGAGAGGGTCTGGACACTAGTGAGGTTCTGGACCCTGTGACAGGAGTCAACATAGAACCAACCAATGAGGAGACATTTCACAGCTGGGACTACAATCACGACGGAGTTATAGATAAAGTCGAG GTAATGCACAATCTTATTGACCTCAGCGATTTATATTTTTCCGAAGAAGATGTTGAGAAAGT GTTTTTTGAGCTCAAAGTGGACAAAAATAACAACG GCGTTATCGACTTAGGGGAGTTCTTAACAGTAACGACGGACAGAATAATGAGAAGCCTTCATAACATGGCTAAGACGCTTCCTAGAGTACAGAGCCGAAACAGCAGGCAGACATGGCTTGATCATCGGAAAATCATAGGTCTGAATGACAG AGTGGCAGCCCTAACAAAACTTCCCAGAGCAGTTATAGAAGAAAGTGAAGAACTTCAG GTTGTTCACTATCACCCGGAGGGACATTACCATTGCCATCATGACTCACAGGAGATAGATCCCAAAGTTCCGTGCTGTGTCTTCCGTGACAAAAGACACTGTCGCCTTTGCCG GTACATAACGGTGCTTTACTTTCTGAATGACGTGGAGGAAGGAGGCGAGACGGCGTTTCCAGTTGCAAATAATGAAACTTTCAGTATCGAG GCGTGGACTCAGATCACAAAATATCGATGCGACTTGAGCAAACATTGTCACAAAGCCAACTTATTTGTGAGGCCACGGAAAGGAACAGCGATCATGTGGTACAATCATCTGCGAGACGGCAAGACGGGATGGCACGGCAAACTAGATGAGATGACATATCACGGGGGATGTGATATTATCAAAGGGGAGAAATGGATTGCTAATAATTGGATTAATATATTGGGAGATTCACGAGAAAATATGGTGTCTTACAAAAACCCCCGGAAAAAGATTACATAA